One region of Macadamia integrifolia cultivar HAES 741 chromosome 11, SCU_Mint_v3, whole genome shotgun sequence genomic DNA includes:
- the LOC122093099 gene encoding uncharacterized protein LOC122093099 codes for MDVNDHDQESSLSAMEDFFCYHFKDKTLLQKALTHSSYAGSSLSYERLEFLGDAALGLAVAEYGFQTYPELKPGQLTLLRAANIDTENLARVAVRHDLYRFVRRKTPSLDARVKKFTQAVQEEDDAGTYCGSVKAPKVLADIVESIAAAVYIDCNRDIQALWEVFKNVMEPLVTLETLHKHLPPTKILYEFWQKQGKKVEIKDYWEGSENFANVYVDGKLMGSASAEQTKIARFKAASEALQNLLLKSDDSETDEDGDGDEEIKGAKSKLNDLYIKDKEKWRQPKYKIEQEIGPPHEKKYICSVELKTVDGDTHSKTGEIRSRVKDAENSAAYMMLQDFCISTLSPARLLQLTRAVAVSGTGDGTVTVTVTGTERLLMKLKMNLLKEEYEFLTLSYTMDGFDRMDYSSPSSLSSMATAAVDMNMREAVAAVESLLCYRFRDKTLLQEALTHSSYTESPSYQRLEFVGDAALGLALAEYVFRAYPGLDPGQLSLLRAANISTENLARVAVRHELYRYVRHNAPSLDAKVSEFVLAVQEEDGAVTYCGSVKAPKILADIVESVAAAVYVDCNYDLKALWEVFKSLMEPIVTLETLHKQPQPVTMLFEFCQKQGKQVDIKHWRKESKNVASVYVDGKLIGSGSSEQKDIAKLNAAKEALEKLWKSEPSEMETEGVNGAEEIEGAKHKLNELCGKKKWRQAKYRVEREVGLPHERKFICSVQVETVDGTYFTTGDIRSRVKDAENSAASMMLQGLKDSENCVGLVV; via the exons ATGGATGTAAACGATCATGATCAGGAATCATCATTATCAGCCATGGAAGATTTCTTCTGCTACCATTTCAAAGACAAGACTCTACTGCAGAAAGCCTTGACCCACTCCTCCTACGCTGGCTCATCCCTCTCTTACGAGCGTCTAGAGTTCCTGGGCGACGCCGCTCTTGGCCTTGCCGTCGCCGAGTACGGCTTCCAAACCTATCCTGAACTCAAACCTGGTCAACTCACTCTTCTCCGCGCAGCCAACATCGACACCGAGAACCTCGCCCGTGTCGCCGTCCGCCATGATCTCTACCGCTTCGTCCGTCGCAAGACCCCTTCTCTTGATGCCAGG GTTAAGAAGTTCACCCAAGCAGTTCAAGAAGAAGACGACGCCGGAACCTACTGTGGATCGGTTAAAGCGCCTAAGGTTTTGGCTGACATTGTTGAATCTATTGCCGCAGCTGTTTACATCGACTGTAATCGTGATATCCAAGCTCTATGGGAG gtTTTTAAGAATGTTATGGAGCCACTTGTAACCCTTGAAACCTTACACAAACATTTACCGCCCACGAAAATTCTCTACGAGTTCTGGCAGAAACAGGGCAAGAAAGTTGAGATTAAGGATTATTGGGAAGGGTCTGAGAATTTCGCTAATGTTTATGTGGATGGGAAGCTCATGGGCTCTGCTTCTGCAGAGCAGACGAAAATTGCAAGATTTAAAGCGGCATCCGAAGCTTTACAGAATCTGCTGTTGAAATCTGATGATTCAGAAACTGATGAAGATGGTGATGGAGATGAGGAGATTAAGGGGGCTAAGTCCAAGTTGAATGATCTCTATATCAAAGACAAGGAGAAGTGGCGTCAGCCCAAGTATAA AATCGAGCAAGAGATTGGTCCTCCCCACGAGAAGAAATACATCTGTTCAGTTGAACTAAAAACTGTTGATGGTGATACACACTCTAAAACTGGAGAAATAAGGTCAAGAGTTAAGGATGCAGAGAACTCAGCAGCTTATATGATGCTTCAGGACTT TTGCATCTCCACCCTCTCTCCCGCTCGCCTGCTGCAACTGACCAGAGCGGTTGCAGTCTCCGGCACCGGAGACGGCACCGTCACCGTCACCGTCACCGGCACCG AGCGATTGTTGATGAAGTTGAAGATGAACCTTCTGAAGGAGGAGTACGAGTTTCTTACGCTTTCGTACACCATGGATGGGTTCGATCGCATGGACTACTCATCACCATCGTCACTATCTTCCATGGCTACGGCCGCAGTGGACATGAACATGAGAGAAGCAGTTGCAGCTGTGGAAAGCCTCCTCTGTTACCGCTTCAGGGACAAGACTCTCCTCCAGGAAGCCTTGACCCACTCTTCCTATACCGAATCCCCTTCCTACCAGCGTCTAGAGTTCGTCGGCGACGCGGCTCTCGGCCTTGCCCTTGCCGAATATGTTTTCAGAGCTTATCCTGGACTTGACCCTGGTCAGCTCTCTCTCCTCCGTGCCGCCAACATCAGCACCGAGAACCTCGCTCGTGTCGCGGTTCGCCATGAGCTCTACCGTTATGTACGGCACAATGCCCCTTCTCTTGATGCCAAG GTTAGCGAGTTCGTCCTTGCAGTTCAAGAGGAAGATGGTGCCGTTACCTACTGTGGGTCGGTTAAAGCACCCAAGATTTTGGCTGACATTGTTGAATCCGTTGCCGCAGCTGTTTACGTCGACTGTAATTATGACCTCAAAGCTCTATGGGAG GTTTTTAAGAGCCTTATGGAGCCAATTGTAACCCTGGAAACCTTACACAAGCAACCACAGCCGGTGACCATGTTGTTTGAGTTCTGCCAGAAGCAGGGCAAGCAAGTTGACATTAAGCATTGGAGAAAAGAGTCCAAGAATGTTGCTAGTGTTTACGTGGATGGGAAGCTCATTGGCTCTGGCTCTTCAGAGCAAAAGGATATTGCAAAACTTAATGCGGCAAAGGAAGCTTTGGAGAAGCTGTGGAAATCCGAACCTTCGGAGATGGAGACTGAAGGTGTTAATGGAGCTGAGGAGATTGAGGGGGCTAAGCACAAGTTGAATGAGCTCTGTGGCAAGAAGAAGTGGCGTCAAGCCAAGTATAG